The following are encoded in a window of Flavobacteriales bacterium genomic DNA:
- a CDS encoding alpha/beta hydrolase gives MVRLLAMLCLASTATPIAAQRASPPGPFTLGITETFHSVMLGEDRMLNIHLPPGYAADTVANYPVIYLLDGGADEDFIHVCGALQFASFEWIQWMPPSIVVGIVNTDRRRDLTHPTRIVEDQERFPSSGGSAAFQRCLSEELIPFVEAHYRARGPRTLIGQSFAALFAAEVLLRAPQLFQHYLIVSPSLWWDNGSLLELPLDSLLAPGNAPATLYVAVGREGRTMVKGAQRLAARAKKSRRTRVGYSRMPNHAHANILHQAVLDGFRWRSGQRIR, from the coding sequence CCTTGCCATGCTCTGCCTGGCATCCACTGCCACACCGATCGCCGCTCAGCGCGCCTCGCCGCCCGGCCCCTTCACCCTCGGCATTACCGAGACCTTCCATTCCGTCATGCTGGGTGAGGACCGCATGCTCAACATCCACCTGCCACCCGGCTATGCGGCGGACACCGTAGCGAACTACCCGGTGATCTACCTGCTCGATGGTGGCGCCGATGAGGACTTCATACACGTTTGCGGCGCCCTGCAGTTCGCCAGCTTCGAGTGGATCCAGTGGATGCCGCCCAGCATCGTGGTGGGCATCGTCAACACCGACCGCCGGCGCGACCTCACCCACCCCACCCGTATCGTGGAGGACCAGGAGAGGTTCCCTTCTTCTGGCGGCTCCGCGGCCTTCCAGCGGTGCCTCAGCGAGGAACTCATTCCCTTCGTGGAGGCCCATTACCGCGCTCGCGGGCCACGCACCCTCATCGGACAAAGCTTCGCGGCGCTCTTCGCCGCGGAGGTCCTTCTGCGCGCACCGCAGCTCTTCCAGCACTACCTGATCGTAAGCCCCAGCCTTTGGTGGGACAACGGTTCGTTGCTGGAACTGCCCTTGGATAGTCTGTTGGCGCCCGGTAACGCCCCCGCCACCCTTTATGTGGCCGTGGGCCGGGAAGGGCGCACCATGGTGAAGGGCGCCCAACGGCTGGCCGCCCGGGCAAAGAAGAGCCGCAGGACACGCGTGGGCTATAGCCGGATGCCCAATCATGCCCATGCCAATATCCTGCACCAGGCCGTGTTGGATGGCTTCCGGTGGAGAAGCGGGCAGAGGATCCGATGA
- a CDS encoding T9SS type A sorting domain-containing protein: MASAQDGQLDPTFADNAGYALVNPSEFDSEFMTEIAVLPNGKILLGGNMGTPANNQLIVVRLMPDGTRDNSFGTDGVAVINLSPGATEWLTGMVPQGDKIILGGHTNNLGTNDFFVMRLNANGEVDVTFGGLGATIVDVGTGTQDISHTLRMDPGGKLLVGGSAEDPNGPNGADLAVVRFTADGQLDPSFNGTGRLIWPVVNNEDKVKDIVFGAQQRTYLVGEAISSGQRRIVIGALNNDGTKYFDYGGNMTGRTILPIHASANAIVNRALMEGTGNIMVVGGAINNGIRGFMAQVDPLGAYTSFDADGVIIFGIDSEAYDIMKVQDGYLVCGTIVEAFLNTFVVRVSEEAEAVTTFGDEGVFIEDVAFLENDAVYGIAAQGTGHAVVVGSAETAGPTGIYGFAYRITVDGILIGVEENEMPRFSVYPNPTDGLLHLPGELPVNALVEVVDLRGTVVMTANLDGNRQLDVRGLASGLYTLVVDRAMSARFVRQ; encoded by the coding sequence ATGGCCTCCGCACAGGACGGCCAGCTGGATCCCACCTTCGCCGACAACGCCGGCTACGCGCTGGTGAACCCCTCGGAGTTCGACAGTGAGTTCATGACCGAGATCGCCGTGCTGCCCAACGGCAAGATCCTGCTGGGCGGCAACATGGGCACGCCGGCCAACAACCAATTGATCGTGGTGCGGTTGATGCCCGATGGCACGCGCGACAACAGCTTCGGCACCGATGGCGTGGCGGTGATCAACCTTTCGCCCGGCGCCACCGAATGGCTTACCGGCATGGTGCCCCAGGGCGACAAGATCATTCTGGGCGGCCACACGAACAACCTGGGCACGAACGACTTCTTCGTGATGCGGCTGAACGCCAACGGCGAGGTGGACGTGACCTTCGGCGGGCTGGGCGCCACCATTGTGGACGTGGGCACCGGCACGCAGGACATTTCCCACACCCTGCGCATGGACCCCGGCGGCAAGCTGCTGGTGGGCGGTTCGGCGGAGGACCCCAACGGCCCTAACGGTGCGGACCTGGCCGTGGTGCGCTTCACAGCCGATGGCCAGTTGGACCCCAGCTTCAATGGCACGGGCAGGTTGATCTGGCCCGTGGTGAACAACGAGGACAAGGTGAAGGACATCGTCTTCGGCGCCCAGCAGCGCACCTACCTGGTGGGCGAGGCGATCTCCAGCGGCCAGCGCCGCATCGTGATCGGCGCGTTGAACAACGACGGCACCAAGTACTTCGATTACGGCGGCAACATGACGGGCCGAACCATTCTGCCCATCCACGCCAGCGCCAACGCCATTGTGAACCGCGCGCTGATGGAGGGTACCGGCAACATCATGGTGGTGGGCGGCGCCATCAACAACGGCATACGTGGTTTCATGGCCCAGGTGGACCCCCTGGGCGCCTACACCAGCTTCGATGCCGACGGTGTGATCATCTTCGGGATCGACAGCGAGGCGTACGACATCATGAAGGTGCAGGACGGCTACCTGGTGTGCGGTACCATCGTGGAGGCCTTCCTGAACACCTTCGTGGTGCGTGTGAGTGAGGAGGCCGAAGCCGTGACGACCTTCGGCGATGAAGGCGTATTCATTGAGGATGTGGCCTTCCTGGAAAACGACGCGGTATACGGCATCGCTGCCCAGGGCACCGGGCACGCGGTAGTAGTGGGCAGCGCCGAGACCGCCGGCCCAACAGGCATCTATGGCTTCGCCTACCGCATCACCGTCGATGGCATCCTCATCGGTGTGGAGGAGAACGAAATGCCGCGGTTCAGCGTGTACCCCAACCCCACCGATGGTCTGTTGCATCTGCCCGGCGAGCTTCCCGTGAACGCTTTGGTGGAAGTGGTGGACCTGCGCGGCACCGTGGTGATGACCGCCAACCTGGACGGCAACCGCCAGCTGGATGTCCGCGGATTGGCATCGGGGCTATACACCCTGGTGGTGGACCGTGCGATGAGCGCGCGCTTCGTGCGGCAGTGA
- the dapB gene encoding 4-hydroxy-tetrahydrodipicolinate reductase: protein MRIALYGYGKMGRAIEAAAAARGHEVVLRVDSANAGTAPTDAEVAIEFSAPEQAVANMRLCLAHGVPVVVGTTGWYDQLNAVRALVQEHRGTLLWASNFSIGVNLFFRVNRQLAALMERQPTYAVHIDEVHHTHKKDAPSGTAITLARDIDLRVKRCDGWALVHGTGHRERSDAPMPSPIPINSERTGEVPGKHSVTWAGPDDRITITHEAFGRTGFATGAVHAAEWLQGRQGLFTMDDVLDVDG from the coding sequence ATGAGGATCGCGCTCTACGGCTACGGTAAAATGGGCAGGGCCATCGAGGCGGCCGCCGCCGCGCGTGGGCATGAGGTGGTGCTGCGCGTGGACAGCGCCAACGCCGGCACAGCGCCCACCGACGCCGAGGTGGCCATCGAGTTCAGCGCGCCGGAGCAGGCCGTGGCCAACATGCGGCTGTGCCTGGCGCATGGCGTGCCTGTGGTGGTGGGCACCACCGGCTGGTACGACCAGCTCAATGCCGTGCGCGCGCTGGTGCAGGAACACCGGGGCACGCTGCTCTGGGCCAGCAACTTCAGCATCGGCGTGAATCTCTTCTTCCGCGTGAACCGCCAACTGGCCGCACTTATGGAACGGCAGCCAACCTATGCCGTCCACATCGACGAGGTCCACCACACCCACAAGAAGGACGCGCCCAGCGGCACGGCCATCACCCTGGCGCGCGACATCGACCTGCGCGTGAAACGCTGCGACGGTTGGGCGCTTGTCCATGGCACCGGTCACCGCGAGCGAAGCGATGCGCCCATGCCATCGCCCATCCCGATCAACAGCGAACGCACCGGTGAAGTGCCCGGCAAGCACAGCGTCACCTGGGCCGGACCCGACGACCGCATCACCATCACCCACGAAGCTTTCGGCCGCACAGGCTTCGCCACCGGCGCCGTGCATGCGGCCGAGTGGCTGCAAGGGCGCCAGGGCCTCTTCACCATGGACGATGTGCTCGATGTGGATGGATGA
- a CDS encoding S26 family signal peptidase, which yields MKYRRLPGFGTPQRGDAVVFNFPEGDTVVANFQNQSYYQLVRDHGRAKIHDPNHRMLNMVEGRVRQVPTGGILVRPLDKRENYIKRCVAIAGDTLEVRDGLVHVNGAASALPEGGQLAWTFRLSEPFSERRLKEQFDISPDDITRLPDGTVQIPLTEAAAERLRTFNNVVEMTRQNNPRGKASDYHKLPYFPNHPDYDWTEDNFGPIWIPKKGATIQLTLDNLPLYERAIRVYEHNALHVKDGAILINGQPATSYTFQQDYFWLMGDNRHRSQDSRFWGFVPHDHVVGKAVLVWFTKDPYTGVRWKRLFTRVR from the coding sequence ATGAAGTACCGTCGCCTGCCGGGTTTCGGCACACCGCAGCGTGGCGATGCCGTGGTGTTCAACTTCCCCGAAGGCGATACCGTGGTGGCTAATTTCCAGAACCAGAGCTACTACCAGTTGGTGCGCGACCACGGCCGGGCGAAGATCCACGACCCGAACCACCGCATGCTGAACATGGTGGAGGGACGCGTTCGGCAGGTGCCCACGGGCGGCATCCTGGTGCGGCCGCTGGACAAGCGCGAGAACTACATCAAGCGCTGCGTGGCCATCGCCGGTGACACGCTGGAGGTGCGAGATGGGCTGGTGCATGTGAATGGCGCTGCCAGCGCGCTGCCTGAAGGCGGCCAGCTGGCCTGGACCTTCCGTCTGAGCGAGCCTTTCAGCGAACGACGATTGAAGGAGCAGTTCGACATCAGCCCGGACGACATCACGCGTCTGCCCGACGGCACGGTGCAGATCCCCCTCACCGAAGCCGCCGCGGAACGCCTGCGCACCTTCAACAACGTGGTGGAGATGACGCGACAGAACAACCCACGGGGCAAGGCTAGCGACTACCACAAGCTGCCGTATTTCCCCAACCACCCGGACTACGACTGGACCGAGGACAACTTCGGCCCCATTTGGATACCGAAAAAGGGCGCGACCATCCAACTGACGCTGGACAACCTGCCCTTGTACGAGCGCGCCATACGCGTGTATGAGCACAACGCCTTGCACGTGAAGGACGGCGCGATCCTCATCAACGGCCAGCCAGCCACCAGCTACACCTTCCAACAGGACTACTTCTGGCTGATGGGCGACAACCGCCACCGGTCGCAGGACAGCCGCTTCTGGGGCTTTGTGCCACACGACCACGTGGTGGGCAAGGCGGTGCTGGTGTGGTTCACCAAGGATCCCTATACGGGTGTGAGGTG
- a CDS encoding T9SS type A sorting domain-containing protein: MRKELLTLCALLPWAAHAQDGQVDPTFADNAVYALVNHTEFDDDWMKEIVVLPDGRILLGGNMGTWTENKMIIVRLLPDGTRDSSFGTDGVALVDLSPGNTEALKGMVPQGDKLILGGQTNNFGTNDFFVMRLNADGSVDESFGGVGVTIVDVGNGTEDIVHSVRMDSNGKVLLGGSAEDPDGPNGVDLAVVRFTADGHLDPTFNGTGKLIWPVVNNEDKVKDIVFGAQQRIYLVGEAMSSGLRRIVIGALNNDGTKYLEYGGNMTGRTILPVQQNVHGYVDRALMDSNGNIMVVGNAFLSFTRGMMAQVDPMGAYTSFNDSGVLLFGVKSQLHDILKVQGGYLVCGYYFDDDKSFQSSMVARISEAAQPVPSFADDGMLVENVNVLGNDGCAAFAAQGTGHVVVVGMGFVPGPNGFYGFAFRITVDGILTGSEEHELPRFRVYPNPTDGLLQLPGELPLNALVEVVDLRGAVVMTAKLDGTRQLDVRRLASGLYTLVVDRSMSARFVRN; encoded by the coding sequence ATGAGAAAAGAATTGCTCACCCTATGCGCTCTGCTTCCCTGGGCGGCCCATGCGCAGGACGGCCAGGTGGACCCCACCTTCGCCGACAACGCGGTATATGCCTTGGTGAACCACACCGAGTTCGACGACGATTGGATGAAGGAGATCGTGGTGCTGCCCGACGGCCGGATCCTGCTGGGCGGCAACATGGGCACCTGGACGGAGAACAAGATGATCATTGTGCGCCTGCTGCCCGATGGCACGCGCGACAGCAGCTTCGGCACCGATGGAGTGGCCCTGGTGGACCTTTCGCCTGGCAATACCGAGGCCCTCAAGGGCATGGTGCCCCAAGGCGACAAGCTCATCCTGGGCGGCCAGACCAACAACTTCGGCACGAACGACTTCTTCGTGATGCGCCTGAACGCCGACGGCTCGGTGGATGAAAGCTTCGGGGGGGTGGGTGTGACCATCGTGGACGTGGGCAACGGCACGGAGGACATCGTGCATTCGGTGCGCATGGACAGCAACGGCAAGGTGCTCCTCGGCGGTTCGGCCGAAGACCCCGACGGACCCAATGGGGTGGACCTCGCCGTGGTACGCTTCACGGCCGACGGCCATTTGGACCCCACCTTCAATGGCACGGGCAAGTTGATCTGGCCCGTGGTGAACAACGAGGACAAGGTGAAGGACATCGTGTTCGGCGCCCAGCAGCGCATCTACCTGGTGGGCGAGGCGATGAGTTCCGGACTGCGCCGCATCGTGATCGGTGCGCTGAACAATGACGGCACCAAGTACCTGGAGTATGGCGGCAACATGACGGGTCGCACCATTCTGCCTGTGCAGCAGAACGTGCATGGCTATGTGGACCGCGCCCTGATGGACAGCAACGGCAACATCATGGTGGTCGGCAACGCCTTCCTGAGCTTCACGCGGGGCATGATGGCCCAGGTGGATCCCATGGGCGCCTATACCTCCTTCAATGACAGTGGCGTACTCCTGTTCGGCGTGAAGAGCCAGCTGCACGACATCCTGAAGGTGCAGGGCGGCTATCTGGTCTGCGGCTACTATTTCGATGACGACAAGAGCTTCCAGAGCTCCATGGTGGCGCGCATCAGTGAAGCTGCCCAACCGGTGCCCAGCTTTGCCGACGACGGCATGCTGGTGGAGAACGTGAACGTGCTGGGCAATGACGGCTGCGCCGCCTTCGCCGCCCAGGGCACCGGGCATGTGGTGGTGGTGGGCATGGGCTTCGTACCCGGGCCCAATGGCTTCTACGGCTTCGCCTTCCGCATCACCGTGGATGGCATCCTCACCGGTTCGGAGGAGCATGAACTCCCGCGTTTCCGCGTGTACCCCAACCCCACCGATGGCCTGCTGCAACTGCCCGGCGAGCTGCCCTTGAACGCGTTGGTGGAAGTGGTGGACCTGCGCGGCGCCGTGGTGATGACGGCGAAGCTCGACGGCACACGACAGTTGGATGTGCGCCGATTGGCATCGGGCCTCTACACCCTGGTGGTGGATCGTTCGATGAGCGCGCGCTTCGTGCGGAACTGA